GTGCTCGTAGGCTCTTAGTTGAGGATAACGGGAATCAGCAAAACTCAGTTCAGTCGCTAGTAGCGGTGGAGTCACTCCGTTAGGAGTCATGTTGCTCTTACCAACTAGCTGGGCTAGTTCAATTGTGCCCCCCGTAAGGTCTTGTGCTACCCAACGGGTTGTTCCGATAAGAACTTCTTCTGGTCGCCAGGACAAAGCATAAACTTGAGTAATGGCACTGATCAGTGCATATACTGCTAGCATTTGTGTTCCACCAGCAAGCAAAACACCACAACTGCGGCTAAGGCCGATCGCCATCCCAGCAACTACAACTTGCATGGGGTCGCCCACTGCTGCAACTAAATCAAGGGGATCAATGGAAGCAGGGGATGAGGATAGCGGAGTGTGAGAGTGTGCGAGTGTGGGAGTGTGGGAGTGAGACAGCGCGAATGACGGGTTTCCCGACAGAGGCGACTGCGTTCGCGTAGCGTCTGGGCAGGAGATACCCGAAGGGTGTGGGAAAATATCCTTTTTTCCTTCCTTCCCTCCTTCCTTCCTTTCCTCCTCTGCTTGTCTTCGACTCCTCATCTTCTCCAGCCCAGCCTCCACCACTGCCCACTTTTGCGCGTGATTGCAAACTGGGTGAGAGCTGTTAACCTTTCCGACTGCTGGTATGCCTAAGCCAGTTAAAATTGCTAAGGCGGTTGTCGTTCCTCCTACGACACACTCGCTCAAAATAAAATATCGATTTTGGATTTCTTTACCCAGTCGTTCTCCCCAAAGCAACCCCTGCTTGAACAAGTGGTGTACCGTTGCAAGTTCCATAGCAGCGCCTTGACTTAAACACCTAGCTGAAGAACCACCTAAATCAATAGCTGGGACAGCAGGGGACTGAGGTAAACCAGCATTGAATAAATAAAGTGGAATATTTAGCGCCTCAACCACAGCGCGGGAAATGATCACAGGAGACGCCCCAGCCGCTAATGGTGGTAAAGAATATTTCGGTTTATGTTTTGCACCATAATATAAAAACTCAGCATCTGCACAAGCGGTGTATTTTCTATCCTCACAAGTACGACCAGCTGCGGAAATTCCAGGAATCAAACCAGTTTCAGTAAATCCTAAAACACAGGCAAATACCGGTAAACAACCGCGATATTTTGTTATCCATTCCTCAGCCTGATCAGTCTGAGTATAAATACGAATAAAGTCATTGGTCATTAGTCATTAGTTATTAGTACTTTCAAGAAACACAGGGAGTGTAGGGGTTCGCTGTTCGCTGTTCGCTGTTCGCTGTTCTCTGTTCGCTGTTCTCTGTTCGCTGTTCTCTGTTCGCTGTTCTCTGTTCGCTGTTCTCTGTTCGCTGTTCTCTGTTCGCTGTTCTCTGTTCCCCCTTACACCCCTAATTGTTGACCATCATTCATAATCCATGATCACTTGCACCCAGCGTGGGGGGCGAGGGATGGGGTTACCAAGGCGATCCAACAGCAGCCATGCTGCTAAGTGTACTGTAAATAAGTAGATAAAGTTGTTGAAGATAATTAAGGCGATCGCCCCCACTTGAATCCAAAATACACTGGGATTCACCAAAATTCCCAGTTTGAGAATAACCCACTCTATAAAGTCCGTCACTTGGTTGATGACATAAATCCAAAGGTCTTCACTAGTCAGCACAGACATCAACCATATACGAAAAAAGACTCCAATGGTTCCCAATAGTGCACCCAAGGTGATGGAAACAATCCAAGGAACCCGACGATTCCATGTTGATCCTAAAAGTACGCCCATAAAGGCAAAGGGGATGACAAACAGTAGACTGCGGACTGGTCCCATCAGCACCGAAAGCAGCAATCCACATGTGAGCGCCGCCATCCATGCCGCTCGTTTGCCCCAGCGAAGGTATACTAGGGCGATCGGCACGGGAAAAAATATTCGTAATACAGGTCCTAAAGGAAAGTAAAAATTAATAAACCAAATCAAGCTAGCGGTGCTTGCTAAAAACGCCGTTTCCACCATTCTTAACGGCACTTCCAGCTTCATAGAGTTTTTGTTAGAGTCTTTTGTTTGCCTGACCATTAATTTCAAAGGAGGTAAGATGAGAAGAACGAGCAACTGTTAAACGATCATTTTTTCTAAGGCTGACAAATCGGGAATACAAATCACCTCTTGCTCTCGTTTAATCAATCCTTTTTTTTCCAGTCTAGTCAAGACTCGTGTAACTGTTTCCCTTGCCAGCCCACTTAAACTACTCAATTCCCTGTGAGGTAAATTCGGAATTTTGATTCCCTCTTCTCCTTTCTTTCCCTGCCCCTCTGCTAAAAACAATAACGTATCTGCTACCCGCGATTGACTGTCAGATTCCCTTAAGCGCAATCGCCGGTTTATTTGACGCAAACGACGTGCCATCAGTTGCGCCAGTCGGACTCCCGCCATTGGTTCTGTTTGAAGTAACTTGACGAAATCTTGTGCTGGCATACTACCAATGATCGTAGAAGTTAGCGTAATGACGTCAGTGGAACGAGGTACTTCATCAAGAGCTGCCATTTCACCAAATAATTCTCCTTTGCCAAGAATATTCAGTGTTACCTCTTTGCCTTCTAAGTTATAAGTCCGTATTTTTACCCAACCCTCTATAATAAAATATACGGACCCCCCCCAGTCATTTTCTAACAAAATCACTTGATTTGCTGGATGAGTGCGGGTTACTAGATGAGTAAGTGCTTGTTCTACAACGGTTTCAGGTAACCCTTGGAAAAAGGGTGCCAAATACCTTAAGGGATTGGTAAGTGCTTGTACGCTATACCGGTCTTCCATTACGACATTTTGTTGATAAAAGCTGTAATATACACAAAAAATAACGCTACTTTTATAAGCCTAGGCTATTAAAGTACAGGCATTAAAATCTAAGAATAAACTATGTTACACAATAAAGCGAGCCAATCGTTTTTTAGCAAAAGTATTGCGTTGTCGCAAAAAAATTCGCAAAAGTATGGCAATAATAAATAGTCTACAGCTTACAGTTCCCAGATTGAAGACTAGCAGCACTGTAAACTTAAATACTTACAACTCAAAACTATAGGCAAGCTAAATAAATAATACTCATGGTCATGAATTTTTGCTACCCTATAATCTTTAGCTGTTTTGCTGCAAACTACAATAATATTGCCGG
This portion of the Brasilonema sennae CENA114 genome encodes:
- a CDS encoding nicotinate-nucleotide--dimethylbenzimidazole phosphoribosyltransferase, with the protein product MTNDFIRIYTQTDQAEEWITKYRGCLPVFACVLGFTETGLIPGISAAGRTCEDRKYTACADAEFLYYGAKHKPKYSLPPLAAGASPVIISRAVVEALNIPLYLFNAGLPQSPAVPAIDLGGSSARCLSQGAAMELATVHHLFKQGLLWGERLGKEIQNRYFILSECVVGGTTTALAILTGLGIPAVGKVNSSHPVCNHAQKWAVVEAGLEKMRSRRQAEEERKEGGKEGKKDIFPHPSGISCPDATRTQSPLSGNPSFALSHSHTPTLAHSHTPLSSSPASIDPLDLVAAVGDPMQVVVAGMAIGLSRSCGVLLAGGTQMLAVYALISAITQVYALSWRPEEVLIGTTRWVAQDLTGGTIELAQLVGKSNMTPNGVTPPLLATELSFADSRYPQLRAYEHGFVKEGVGAGGACIAAHLVQGWQQHQLLQAIEHQLEQYEKESKYTTQNSQ
- a CDS encoding Crp/Fnr family transcriptional regulator → MEDRYSVQALTNPLRYLAPFFQGLPETVVEQALTHLVTRTHPANQVILLENDWGGSVYFIIEGWVKIRTYNLEGKEVTLNILGKGELFGEMAALDEVPRSTDVITLTSTIIGSMPAQDFVKLLQTEPMAGVRLAQLMARRLRQINRRLRLRESDSQSRVADTLLFLAEGQGKKGEEGIKIPNLPHRELSSLSGLARETVTRVLTRLEKKGLIKREQEVICIPDLSALEKMIV
- a CDS encoding DUF2232 domain-containing protein; this translates as MVRQTKDSNKNSMKLEVPLRMVETAFLASTASLIWFINFYFPLGPVLRIFFPVPIALVYLRWGKRAAWMAALTCGLLLSVLMGPVRSLLFVIPFAFMGVLLGSTWNRRVPWIVSITLGALLGTIGVFFRIWLMSVLTSEDLWIYVINQVTDFIEWVILKLGILVNPSVFWIQVGAIALIIFNNFIYLFTVHLAAWLLLDRLGNPIPRPPRWVQVIMDYE